The stretch of DNA ACCACACCCGCGGCAGCGACGTCCGCCGCCGTAACGCCGGTCATCCCGCGCCCGGCCAAGGTCGAACCGGGCCAGGGCCGCTTCGTGCTTTCTCCGGATACGCGCATCGCGGTGGTCGGCGGTGACGCCGAGGCCACCCGCATTGCCAATGATTTCGCCGCGCGCCTGCAGAAGTCGCGCGGCTTTGCCCCTGTTGTCGGCACCGATGCCTCGGCGAAGATCACCCTCACCGTCGATCCCAAGGCGTCGCTACCCAGCGACGAGGCCTACACGCTCGACATCACCACCCAGGGCGTGAAGCTCACCGCGCGCGCGCCGGCCGGGCTGTTCTACGGCGCGGTCACGCTGTGGCAGCTGGCCACCGCCGATGGCGCGCAGGGCACCGCCGCGATCGCCGCCCAGCGCATCGAGGACGCACCGCGCTTCCAGTGGCGCGGCATGATGCTCGACGTCGCCCGCCATTTCCGCAGCACCGACGAGGTCAAGGCGCTGCTCGACCAGCTGGCGCTGCACAAGATCAACACCTTCCACTGGCATCTGACCGATGACCAGGGCTGGCGCATCGAGATCAAGAAGTACCCGAAGCTGACCGAAGTGGGCGGGTGCCGCATCCCGGCCGGTGCCGCCGGCCGCGATGCCAAGGGTGAGCCGAAGCCCTACTGCGGCTACTACACCCAGGACCAGATCCGCGACGTGGTGAAGTACGCCGCCGATCGTTACATCACCATCGTCCCGGAGCTCGACCTGCCCGGCCATGCGCAGGCCGCCATTGCCGCGTATCCCGAACTCGGTGTGACGGGCAAGGCGCCGCCGGTATCGCCCGACTGGGGCGTGCACACCTGGCTGTTCAACACCGAAGACGGCACCTTCACCTTCCTCGAGAACGTGCTCGACGAGATGATGGCGTTGTTCCCCGGCAAGTACATCCACCTCGGCGGCGACGAGGCCGCGAAGGACCAGTGGCAGCAGTCCGCGGCGGTGCAGGCAAAGATCCGCGAGCTCAAGCTCAAGGACGAGATGCAGCTGCAGAGCTGGTTCATGGGGCGCCTTGGCAACTACATCGAAACGCACGACCGCCGCCTGATCGGCTGGGACGAGATCCTCGAAGGCGGTCCGCCGGCCGATGCCACCGTGATGTCGTGGCGCGGCACCGACGGCGCGATCGAAGCGGCGCGCGCAGGCCACGACGTGGTGCTGGCGCCGTCGCCGGACCTGTACCTCGACCACATCCAGAGCGAGTTGCCGGACGAGAACCCCGGTCGCCTCGACGTGTTCACGCTGAAGCAGTACTACAGCTACAACGTCATCCCGGCGCAGCTCAATCCGGAGCAGGCCAAGCACGTGCTCGGCGCGCAGGCCAACCTGTGGACCGAGCACCAGCGCACCAACGAACGCATGCAGCGCGCGGCATTCCCGCGCGTGGCGGCATTGGCCGAGAACGTCTGGACGCCGACCAGCCGACACGATTGGCAGGACTTCCTGCAGCGCATGGTGCCGGACATGGCGCGCTATCGCGCCAGCGGTTTCCAGGCCTCCGACAGCGCCTTCGCCGTGCGCTTCGCCGCGGCCCCGGCGGCTGATGGCAAGGGCGCGCTGACGTTGTCCACCCAAAGCCAGTTCGGTGAAATCCGCTACACCACGGACGGCAGCGAACCGACGGCGTCGTCGCCGGCGTACAGCCAGCCGCTGACCGTGGCCGTGCCGACGACCGTCACCGCCAACGCCTTCGCCGACGGCATCGCCGTAGCCGCGCCGCGCAAGTTCACCGTCGACCTGCGCAGCCTGCGCTCGCGTGGAAGCCACGTCCTGCAGTCGTGCAAGAAGGGCCTGGCGCTGCGCATGGAAGACGACGCGCCGGCCGCCGGCGAGGGCAGCGAGCGCGCCCTGCTGCTGGCCGACGTGTTCGATCCGTGCTGAGTCTACGACGACGCCGAACTCGATGGCATGACTCATCTGGAAGTCCGGGTCGGGCAGCTGCCGCACAACTTCCAGTTGTGGCGCGATGCCAAGCTGGTGGTCACGCGTCCGGCCACTGTCCCCGGCGGTGCCCTGGAAGTGCGCCTGGACGGTTGCGAGGGCAAGCCGGTGGCGACGCTGCCGCTGGCCCCGGCGCGCAAGTCCGACGGCCTGACCACCCTGCAGGCGACGCTGCCGGCCACCACCGGCAAGCACGACCTGTGCTTCATCTTCGCCTCGGGCGAGTACAACCCGATGTGGGTCGTGGACGAGGTCGCGCTGCTGCCCTGAGGCCTGCCGGCGCCGTGTGGGAGCGGCTCCGGGCCGCGAGGGCCGGTTGGCCCTTCGGGACCGGGGGCCCTCCCACAGCTTTGCCAGTGCTGCCCTCCGGCTTGCCGGGGGGCGGCCAATCGGCGCAACCGCACGCGCCGAGCGTGACGCGGCGCGCCAATTGCGGGTTAGGATTGGCCCGTTACAGGGGACCCCACACATGCTTGCTCGCAGCCTACTCATGACGGCCTTGTTGGCCGCCACCGGCGCCGTGTCGGCGCAAACCTTGCCCAAGCCGGCCGAGTTTTATTTCGCCGCCGATGCCAATACCGTCAAACCGGTGATCGCCGTGCGCGAAACCGGCGACGTGGCGATGGAAAAACTCGCCAAGACCGTCGAGCGCAACCCGCGCGCCAAGGCCGAGGTCGCGCAGCTCGCGCACCTGGCAATGGATGCCGGACGCGCCGACCTCGGTCGCCAGCTCTATGCGCGCGCACTGCGACAGATCGATCGCAGCGACGGCATGTGGCGATCGGTGATCTGGAACTACGGCTGGGACCTGTATCGCACCGGCGACAGCGAAGGCGCGTTCGCGCAGTGGCGCACGCTGCTGGAAGCGCGCAGCGTGACTGCTTCGTGGATTCCGCCGACCTTCGCCATCGCGCTGTGGTCGCTGGGCCGCAAGGACGAAGCCGTGCAGTGGTATGCCGCGGCGGTACGCACCGAGCCGCAGCAGTGGAACACGGCGAGCCAGTTCGCGCGCCTGCTGCCGGAGTGGCGCGAAGACGAGCGCGCCACGCTGACCGAAGTGCAGGCCGCCTGGGCCGCCAATCCGCCGACCTTGCCTTGATGGGGTGACCCCGCGCTGACGGGGTCATTCCTTCCTTCGACTTCGCTGCGCTACGCTCAGGACGAACGGTGTTTATCCAGGCCCCGTTCGTCCTGAGCGTAGCGGCGTAGCCGCGAAGTCGAAGGAAGCGAAGCCCATCCGCCCCCGTATCCGCCGCGAATGGGCAAACCGGCACGGTCGCCAGCACGGCGGCCCGCGCTAGGATGCGTTTTTCCCATGCGGATCACCCGGCATGCGTCTGCTGTTCACCGCTGTCCTCCTGAGCCTCCCTCTTTCCGCCATGTGCGCCGACCGCATCACCGGCAAGCCCTTCGCCACTCGCAGCGAGGTCTACGCCCCGCATGCGATCGCCGCGACCTCGCATCCGCTGGCCACGCAGATCGCGCTGGACGTGATGAAGAACGGTGGCAGCGCGGTCGATGCCGCGATCGCCGCCAACGCCGCGCTTGGCCTGATGGAGCCGACCGGCAGTGGTGTCGGCGGTGACCTGTTCGCGATCGTCTGGGATCCGAAGACGAAGAAGCTGTACGGCTACAACGGCTCGGGCCGTTCGCCCAAGTCGCTGACCCTGGCCGAGTTCCAGCGTCGCGGCCTGACCGACATCCCGCCGCATGGCCCGCTGCCGGTGACGGTGCCCGGCGCGGTCGATGCCTGGTTCGCGCTGCATGGCCGCTTTGGTCGCAAGCCTATCGCCGACGACCTTGCGCCGGCCATCCGCTATGCCCGCGAAGGCCATCCGGTCCACGAAGTGATCGCCTATTACTGGGGTCGCAGCGTGCCGACGCTGTCGAAGTGGCCGGGCTTCACCGAGCAGTTCACGATCGACGGCGGCGGTACCGGTAAAAGACGCGGCCCGCAGACCGGCGAGATGTGGCGCAACCCGAACCTCGCCAACACCCTCGAGAAAATCGCCAAGGGCGGCCGCGATGCGTTCTACAAGGGCGACATCGCCCGCACCATCGACGCCTACTTCAAGGCCAACGGCGGCTTCCTCAGCTACGACGACATGGCTTCGCACCAGGGCGAATGGGTCGAGCCGGTCAGCACCGACTACCGCGGCTACGACGTCTGGGAACTGCCGCCCAATGGCCAGGGCATCGCCGCGCTGCAGATCCTCAACCTGCTCGAGCCCTATGACATGAAGTCCTACGGCTTCGGCAGCCCCGAGCACGTGCACCTGTTCGCCGAGGCCAAGAAGCTCGCCTTCGCCGATCGCGCGCGCTGGTATGCCGATCCGGCTTTCGTCGGTGCGTCCGCCGGATCGACGGTGAAGAAGCTGATCTCCAAGGACTACGCCGCCCAGCGCGGCAAGCTGATCTCGATGGACAAGGCCGCCAGGGAAGTCCAGCCGGCCACGCCGAAGGAACTCGACGAGGGCGACACCATCTACATGACCGTCGCCGATTCCGACGGCATGATGGTGTCGCTGATCCAGTCCAACTATCGCGGCATGGGCAGCGGCATGGCACCGCCGGGACTGGGCTTCATCTTCCAGGACCGTGGCGAGCAGTTCGTGCTCAAGGAAGGCCACCCCAATTCGTTCGAGCCGGGCAAGCGCCCGTTCCACACCATCATCCCGGCGTTCGTGACCAAGGGCGGCAAGCCGTGGCTGAGTTTCGGCGTGATGGGTGGCGCGATGCAGCCGCAGGGCCACGTGCAGATCCTGCTCAACCTGATCGACTTCGGCATGAACCTGCAGGAAGCCGGCGATGCGCCGCGCATCCAGCACGACGGCAGCACCGAGCCGGCCGGGCAGGCGACGGTGATGAGCGACGGCGGCGAGCTCGACCTGGAAACCGGCTACTCCTACGAGACCGTGCGCGCACTGATGCGCAAGGGTCACTCGGTGCGCTTCGCCGACGGCCCGTACGGCGGCTACCAGGCCATCATGGTCAATCCCAACGGCGGCTACGTCGGCGCCAGCGAATCGCGCAAGGACGGCCAGGCGGCAGGCTACTGACATGCAATCTCCCGAGGTGACGGCGCTGCTGCGTCGCGCCTGGGCGGCGCTGCAGCAGGGCCAGCCGGTCGCGGCCCGCGCCGATTGCGAAGCGGCCCTGCAGCGGGCGCCGGAGTCGTTCGACGCCTGGCGCCTGTATGCCGTGGTGCTGCAGGGGCAGGGCGACACCGGCCGTTGCCGCGGCGCGCTCGAACGCGCGCTGGCGCTGCGTCCCGGCGACGGCGGTACCGCCCTCGACCTGGGTACGTTGTGGCTGCAGTCCGGTGACGGCGCCACCGCCTTGCCGTTGCTGGCAACTGCCATGCGCGCGTTGCCGGAGGAACCGCGCGCGGCATTCCGCTACGGCACGGCGGCCTTCCTGTGCGCTGATTTCGCTGCCGCCGCGTCCGGCTTCGAAGCCGCGACCCGGCTCGACCCGCAGTGGACCCAGGCCTGGAACAACCTCGCCGCCGCGCGCGGGCGATTGCAGCAATACCCGTCGGCGATCACGGCTGCGCGCAATGCGCTGCGACTGGATCCCAATGCCGCCAGCTCGCACCAGGCGCTGGCTTCGCTGCTGTCGAACCTGTTCGACCGCCCCTCGCTGGAGGAAGGCCTGCGCTGTGCGCTGCGCGCGTTGCAGCTCGATCCGTCACTGGCCGAGGCACACCGCAACGCCGCCATCGTGCTGCGCAAGCTCGGCGAGCCGGCGCGCGCGGAAGCGCACGCACGACAAGCGCTGCAACGGGCACCGCGCGATATCGACACCATCGACACGCTGGGCGAGCAACTGCTGCTCAACGGCGACACCGCCGGCGCCGTGGCGACCTACGCACAGGCGCTGGCCGCGGGCGTGAACTCGCCGATCCTGCAGCGCCAGCACGGCATCGCCCTGCTCCAGGACGGTCAACCGCAGCCGGCCAGCGCAGCGTTGTCGCAGGCATTGCAGGCGCAACCGGACGACCAGCGCGCAATCGCCCACCTCGGCGTCGCCCTGGCGGCGCAGGGTCGGGCCACCGCCGCGAGCCAATGGCTGGGCCTGCATCGGCACGTGCACGCCGTGGAGCTGTCGCCGCCGGATGCGTACATCGATCGCGACAGCTTCCATACCGCACTGGCCGCCGACATCCGCCGCCACAGCCAGCAGCGCTGGGAACCGGCCGGACTGGCGGCGCGCAATGCCTATCTCAGCGGCGATCTGCTCGCCGACCGCACCACCGCGATCGTCGGCTTCGAGGAACGATTGCGCGCGGCGATCGAAGCCTTCGTGCAGCGCTGCCGCGCACAGGCGGCCGGCGAGCGCGCCGACAACAACGTCCCAGGGGACGCGCTCCCAGGCGACATGTTCCTGCGCAACGTGCCGGGCAATTACCGCCTGCACGTCTGGGCGACCCAGGCCGCCGAGCGCGGCTACATCGACACCCACATCCACGAGGACTCGTGGTTGTCAGGCGCCTATTACGTGGAGTTGCCGCCGGCGATCCGTGCCGATGACAGCAGCCATGCCGGCTGGATCGAGTTCGGCCGGCCGTTCGGCAAGCTTCCGCAATGGCCGGAGTCGGAGCTGCGCCGGGTCTGCCCTGAGGCAGGCACGCTGCTGCTGTTCCCGTCCTACCTGTTCCATCGGACGCTGCCTTACAGCGGCAGCGGCGAACGCATCAGCATTTCCTTCGACCTGGCCGCCATCTGAGGGCAGCCTTCTGGTCCGACCGCCGGCCTGTCAGTCCGCCGGCACCGTCCGCCCGTTGGCCCATTCGCGCAGCGACTGCACCTGCTCGGCCATCAGCACCGACAACGGTCGGGTCTGCTTGATCTCGGCGCGCAGGGTGAAGTCGTTCAATGGCGCCTGTGCCGCGTGCGCCGAGTACAGCGCGGCGACGATGGCCTGCTCGATCTCGGCGCCGGAAAAGCCATCGCTGGCCGCGACCAGCGAGGCCATCTCGAAGCTGGTCGGATCCAGCGAGCGCCGGCGCAGGTGCAGGCCGAACAGCTGCTCGCGCGCGGCCGCGTCGGGCAGGTCGACGAAGAAGATCTCGTCGAAGCGGCCCTTGCGCAGCAGCTCCGGCGGCAGCGCATCGATCTGGTTGGCGGTGGCGACCAGGAACACCCGCGACTTGCGCTCGGCCATCCACGTCAGCAGGTAGCCCAGCACGCGGCGCGAGACGCCGCCGTCGCTGTCGCCGCCGTCGCCGGCCAAGCCCTTCTCGATCTCGTCGATCCACAGCACGCACGGTTCCAGCTGCTCGGCCGAGGTCAACGCCGCGCGCAGGTTCTTCTCGGTCTCGCCATGGAACTTGTCGTAGAGCGTGCCGAAGTCCAGCCGCACCAGTGGCACGCCGAAGCCGGCGGCGACGGCCTTGGCGAGCATCGACTTGCCGCAGCCCTGCACGCCCAGCAACAGCACGCCCTTGGGCGGGTCGAGCCCGGGCGGCGCCTCGCCGCTGGTGAACACGCCGCGACGCTGCTCGATCCAGCGCTTGAAGCGGCGCGCACCGGCGACCTCTTCCATGCGCGCGCTGTCGTACTCGTAGTGCAGGTGGCCGCTGCGGTTGAGCAGCTCGAACTTGAGCTTGGCCAACTGCGGCAGGTCGCCCGGGCCGAGCGCACCGTCGTCGTGCAGCAGGTGGCGGGTGATGCGACGTGCATCGATCGGGTCGAGGCCGCGCAGGTTGCGCACGATCTGCTTCACCGCCTCGGCGTCGGCTTCGACCCGGCGCCCGCCATGCTCGCGGGCGTAGGCCTCGGCCTCCTCGCGCACCAGCTTGAGCAGTGCATTGGCGTCGGGCAGGCGCGGCGTGAAGCGCACGGCCAGTGCATCCAGTTCCGGCGGCAGTTCGACCTTGTGGCCGACCAGCACCAGCACGTGCGGCTGGCAGTCGCGGCGCTGGATGATGTCGCGCAGCAGGCGCTGGGTGCTGGCGTAGCCCAGGTAGGGATGGATATCCAGCAACAGGTAGATGCCGCGCTGGGTGGCATCGCGGATCGCATGCAGCGTGGTGGACGCATCCGGCGCGACTTCCGGCGGGTCTTCCTTGTCCAAGTCGATCCGGCGCAGGCCCTCGGTGATCGACCAGCGGTGCAGCGCGCGCCACACCTGCATCAGTGCTTGCCGGAACAGTTCGACCACGCGCGCCTCGTCGCGGGTCTCGATGACGATCAGGGGAGTGTTTGCGCGGATAAGCGCGGTCAGGTCCTGCAGTTCGCTCATCGCGCGTGGCTTTCCGGGGCGTCCGTGTCGGTGATTGATGATAGCGGCAGCACCGGCGGATTAGAGGCCGGGCGAAGGCGCCAAGCGCCGAAGTACCATGCCCGTTCCCACGCACGGACCCGAACATGGCCTTCGACGCCTTCGCCCTGATCCTGGCGATGCTGGTGCTGGGCTATGTCTTCCAGCGCCTGCGCGCATTGCCGGCGGATGCGGGGCGGACCCTGAACCTGGTGGTCCTGTACGTCTGCCTGCCGGCTGCAGTGCTGCGCTACGCCCCGCGCCTGCAGCTGGAACCGGCGTTGCTGGCCGTCGCCGCGGTGCCGTGGCTGCTGCTCGGCGCAACCGTGGTGCTGGTCTGCCTGCTGTCGCGATGGCTGCGCCTGCGCCGCGACGAGCACGCCGTGCTGCTGCTAACTGTCGCCCTGGGCAACACCAGCTTCCTCGGCTATCCGCTGACGCGCGCGCTGATCGGCGAGCACGCGCTGCCATACGCCGTGGTCTACGACCAGTTCGGCGTGTTCCTGATGCTGTCGACCTTCGGCCTGTGGGTGCTGGCGCACTACGGCGGCGAACACACGCCCACTGCGCGCGACATGGCGCTGCGGGTAGTGAAGTTCCCGCCGCTGTGGGCACTGCTGGTCGGCTTCACCGTCATGCCCGAGCACCCGCCGGGCTGGATCGAGGGCGGCCTGCAACGGCTGTCCGAAGCGCTGTTGCCGCTGGCGATGCTGACGATAGGACTGTCGGTGCGGCTGACCCTGCCGCGCGACGAACTCAAGCCGCTGGCGGTCGGGCTGGCGCTGAAGCTGGCGCTGATGCCGGCCCTGGCTGTGCTGCTGGTGCCGCTGCTGGGGTTGCAGGGCGAGATGGCCCGCGCGACGGTGCTCGAATCGGCCATGCCGCCGATGGTCACCGCCGGCGCGCTCGCGATCGGCCACGGCCTGGCGCCGCGACTGGCGGCGGCGATGGTCGGTTACGGGGTGTTGCTGTCACTGTTGACCCTGCCGCTGTGGGCGCAGTGGGGTAGCTGACCCTCCCGGCGCGCTCATGCCATGGTTTCGCCGCAGCGCCCCGGTGTACGCTGCGGCTTCCATCCAGAGGGAGTTCGCATGAAGACCGTGCTGGTGGCCAGTTCCAAAGGGGGCGTGGGCAAGACCACGATCGCCACCCATATCGCCGCGCAATCGGCCATCGATGGCCTGCGTACCGCGCTGGTCGATGCCGATCCACAGGAATCCTCCACCCGCTGGGCACAGCGCCGCGCACTGCTCGACAGCGCCGTGTTGCCGCTCGACGGCACCCGCCGCAAGGCCTGGCGCAAGCAGCTGCCCGATGACACCCAGCGCCTCGTGATCGACGCACCTGCCGGCGCGATGGCCGACGATCTCGACAGCTTCCTCGACCAGGCCGACGCCATCCTCGTCCCGATCCAGCCCTCGGCGCTGGATATCGACGCCACCGTGCCGTTCCTGGATTCGCTGTCCCGCCACCCGCGGGTGCGCAAGGGCTCACTGCGCGTGGGCCTGGTCGGCAACAAGATCAAGCCGTGGACCAATGCCTCGCAGCAGGCGCTCGAGCTGCTGGCCGCCTGGCCGTACCCGGTGGTGGCGCAGCTTCGCGACAGCCAGGCCTATGTGGTCCTGACCGGACTGGGCAAGAGCCTGTTCGACTACCACTCCGCGCAGGTGCGCGAGCACCAGGACGACTGGCAGCCTTTGCTGAAGTGGTTGAAGAAACCGTGAGGAGAAAGTTGATCAGTTCGACATCACGCCGGTCGAGGATAATGCACGCTCGATCTTCATCCGATTCCTCGGTCCAGACGCGAAAAGGTAGCGACGCGAATGCGTGAATTGATCCTGCTGCGCCATGCCCACGCCGAACCTGCCGGTAACGGCCAGGCCGACCTGGACCGCCCCCTCTCGGCCGAAGGGCTGGCCGAGGCCGAAGCTGCCGGCCGCTGGCTGGCGGCCAACAAGCTGGTGCCCGACTGCGTGCTGTGTTCGCCCTCGCGGCGTACCCGCGAAACACTGGAAGCCGTGCTGGGCGCGATCGGCTATGTCGACCAGCGCATCGAACCGTCGATCTACGAGGCGACCCCGGGGACGCTGATCGCCCTCGCCGATACCCACGGCGAGTCCGAGCGCTTGATGGTGGTCGGCCACAACCCCGGTCTGGAACGACTGGCCGCGCTGCTGCACAGCGGCCAGTCCGGCGATTACCGCGGCATGCCGCCCGGCGGCATCGCCGTGCTGAGCGTGCCCGCCGGGACCAGCCTGGAGCCGGGAGTGGCCCAGCTCAGCGCTTTCTGGTGGCCGTGACGACGAGTTCGCGATGCGCCCCCGTGGCGCTGCTGTCCTGCGTGCTGATGTCGTGCCTGTGGACGTGCCTGTTATGGGGCTGGGGCTGGCCTGTGCTGGCCCGCCAGGCGTCGGCACCCGCTGCCGCGCCCGCAGCGGCGACGGTGCAGGCATTCGATACGCGCTACACGCGCTTTGGCTTCGAGCTGCGCACGCGCTGGGGCCAGCGCGTGGTCGGCGTCTTCCCGCAGTACGAGGGCGACGTGATGCTGTTGCCCGACGGCCGCCACCTGGTCCGCATCGTGCTGCGCACCAGCGCGGTCGTGGTCGCCGAATCCCAGCGCTACACCGCCATGGCGCGGGGTCCGGGCTTCTTCGATTCGGAACGCTACCCGCTGATCGAGTTCGAATCCGACCCGCATCCGCAGCAGCTGATCCAGTCCGGCGGCCGCCTGCGCGGCCGGTTGACGATCCATGGCGTCAGCCGGATCGAGTCGTTCGAGCTGTCGCCGGCGACGTGCGACCGGCCGGGCAAGGATTGCGAGGTGGTCGCCAGCGGCAGCATCAGCC from Lysobacter arenosi encodes:
- a CDS encoding beta-N-acetylhexosaminidase codes for the protein MKPQSALTAVATMTLAIGLAACQRPDATNAPAVGETTPAAATSAAVTPVIPRPAKVEPGQGRFVLSPDTRIAVVGGDAEATRIANDFAARLQKSRGFAPVVGTDASAKITLTVDPKASLPSDEAYTLDITTQGVKLTARAPAGLFYGAVTLWQLATADGAQGTAAIAAQRIEDAPRFQWRGMMLDVARHFRSTDEVKALLDQLALHKINTFHWHLTDDQGWRIEIKKYPKLTEVGGCRIPAGAAGRDAKGEPKPYCGYYTQDQIRDVVKYAADRYITIVPELDLPGHAQAAIAAYPELGVTGKAPPVSPDWGVHTWLFNTEDGTFTFLENVLDEMMALFPGKYIHLGGDEAAKDQWQQSAAVQAKIRELKLKDEMQLQSWFMGRLGNYIETHDRRLIGWDEILEGGPPADATVMSWRGTDGAIEAARAGHDVVLAPSPDLYLDHIQSELPDENPGRLDVFTLKQYYSYNVIPAQLNPEQAKHVLGAQANLWTEHQRTNERMQRAAFPRVAALAENVWTPTSRHDWQDFLQRMVPDMARYRASGFQASDSAFAVRFAAAPAADGKGALTLSTQSQFGEIRYTTDGSEPTASSPAYSQPLTVAVPTTVTANAFADGIAVAAPRKFTVDLRSLRSRGSHVLQSCKKGLALRMEDDAPAAGEGSERALLLADVFDPC
- a CDS encoding AEC family transporter translates to MAFDAFALILAMLVLGYVFQRLRALPADAGRTLNLVVLYVCLPAAVLRYAPRLQLEPALLAVAAVPWLLLGATVVLVCLLSRWLRLRRDEHAVLLLTVALGNTSFLGYPLTRALIGEHALPYAVVYDQFGVFLMLSTFGLWVLAHYGGEHTPTARDMALRVVKFPPLWALLVGFTVMPEHPPGWIEGGLQRLSEALLPLAMLTIGLSVRLTLPRDELKPLAVGLALKLALMPALAVLLVPLLGLQGEMARATVLESAMPPMVTAGALAIGHGLAPRLAAAMVGYGVLLSLLTLPLWAQWGS
- a CDS encoding putative 2OG-Fe(II) oxygenase, yielding MQSPEVTALLRRAWAALQQGQPVAARADCEAALQRAPESFDAWRLYAVVLQGQGDTGRCRGALERALALRPGDGGTALDLGTLWLQSGDGATALPLLATAMRALPEEPRAAFRYGTAAFLCADFAAAASGFEAATRLDPQWTQAWNNLAAARGRLQQYPSAITAARNALRLDPNAASSHQALASLLSNLFDRPSLEEGLRCALRALQLDPSLAEAHRNAAIVLRKLGEPARAEAHARQALQRAPRDIDTIDTLGEQLLLNGDTAGAVATYAQALAAGVNSPILQRQHGIALLQDGQPQPASAALSQALQAQPDDQRAIAHLGVALAAQGRATAASQWLGLHRHVHAVELSPPDAYIDRDSFHTALAADIRRHSQQRWEPAGLAARNAYLSGDLLADRTTAIVGFEERLRAAIEAFVQRCRAQAAGERADNNVPGDALPGDMFLRNVPGNYRLHVWATQAAERGYIDTHIHEDSWLSGAYYVELPPAIRADDSSHAGWIEFGRPFGKLPQWPESELRRVCPEAGTLLLFPSYLFHRTLPYSGSGERISISFDLAAI
- a CDS encoding YceI family protein; translation: MALLSCVLMSCLWTCLLWGWGWPVLARQASAPAAAPAAATVQAFDTRYTRFGFELRTRWGQRVVGVFPQYEGDVMLLPDGRHLVRIVLRTSAVVVAESQRYTAMARGPGFFDSERYPLIEFESDPHPQQLIQSGGRLRGRLTIHGVSRIESFELSPATCDRPGKDCEVVASGSISRSDYGLDGWQLALTDRVRFTMRVRVIEAR
- a CDS encoding tetratricopeptide repeat protein gives rise to the protein MTALLAATGAVSAQTLPKPAEFYFAADANTVKPVIAVRETGDVAMEKLAKTVERNPRAKAEVAQLAHLAMDAGRADLGRQLYARALRQIDRSDGMWRSVIWNYGWDLYRTGDSEGAFAQWRTLLEARSVTASWIPPTFAIALWSLGRKDEAVQWYAAAVRTEPQQWNTASQFARLLPEWREDERATLTEVQAAWAANPPTLP
- a CDS encoding SixA phosphatase family protein; protein product: MRELILLRHAHAEPAGNGQADLDRPLSAEGLAEAEAAGRWLAANKLVPDCVLCSPSRRTRETLEAVLGAIGYVDQRIEPSIYEATPGTLIALADTHGESERLMVVGHNPGLERLAALLHSGQSGDYRGMPPGGIAVLSVPAGTSLEPGVAQLSAFWWP
- a CDS encoding AAA family ATPase, which codes for MSELQDLTALIRANTPLIVIETRDEARVVELFRQALMQVWRALHRWSITEGLRRIDLDKEDPPEVAPDASTTLHAIRDATQRGIYLLLDIHPYLGYASTQRLLRDIIQRRDCQPHVLVLVGHKVELPPELDALAVRFTPRLPDANALLKLVREEAEAYAREHGGRRVEADAEAVKQIVRNLRGLDPIDARRITRHLLHDDGALGPGDLPQLAKLKFELLNRSGHLHYEYDSARMEEVAGARRFKRWIEQRRGVFTSGEAPPGLDPPKGVLLLGVQGCGKSMLAKAVAAGFGVPLVRLDFGTLYDKFHGETEKNLRAALTSAEQLEPCVLWIDEIEKGLAGDGGDSDGGVSRRVLGYLLTWMAERKSRVFLVATANQIDALPPELLRKGRFDEIFFVDLPDAAAREQLFGLHLRRRSLDPTSFEMASLVAASDGFSGAEIEQAIVAALYSAHAAQAPLNDFTLRAEIKQTRPLSVLMAEQVQSLREWANGRTVPAD
- a CDS encoding carbohydrate-binding protein; amino-acid sequence: MTHLEVRVGQLPHNFQLWRDAKLVVTRPATVPGGALEVRLDGCEGKPVATLPLAPARKSDGLTTLQATLPATTGKHDLCFIFASGEYNPMWVVDEVALLP
- the ggt gene encoding gamma-glutamyltransferase; the protein is MRLLFTAVLLSLPLSAMCADRITGKPFATRSEVYAPHAIAATSHPLATQIALDVMKNGGSAVDAAIAANAALGLMEPTGSGVGGDLFAIVWDPKTKKLYGYNGSGRSPKSLTLAEFQRRGLTDIPPHGPLPVTVPGAVDAWFALHGRFGRKPIADDLAPAIRYAREGHPVHEVIAYYWGRSVPTLSKWPGFTEQFTIDGGGTGKRRGPQTGEMWRNPNLANTLEKIAKGGRDAFYKGDIARTIDAYFKANGGFLSYDDMASHQGEWVEPVSTDYRGYDVWELPPNGQGIAALQILNLLEPYDMKSYGFGSPEHVHLFAEAKKLAFADRARWYADPAFVGASAGSTVKKLISKDYAAQRGKLISMDKAAREVQPATPKELDEGDTIYMTVADSDGMMVSLIQSNYRGMGSGMAPPGLGFIFQDRGEQFVLKEGHPNSFEPGKRPFHTIIPAFVTKGGKPWLSFGVMGGAMQPQGHVQILLNLIDFGMNLQEAGDAPRIQHDGSTEPAGQATVMSDGGELDLETGYSYETVRALMRKGHSVRFADGPYGGYQAIMVNPNGGYVGASESRKDGQAAGY
- a CDS encoding ParA family protein; translated protein: MKTVLVASSKGGVGKTTIATHIAAQSAIDGLRTALVDADPQESSTRWAQRRALLDSAVLPLDGTRRKAWRKQLPDDTQRLVIDAPAGAMADDLDSFLDQADAILVPIQPSALDIDATVPFLDSLSRHPRVRKGSLRVGLVGNKIKPWTNASQQALELLAAWPYPVVAQLRDSQAYVVLTGLGKSLFDYHSAQVREHQDDWQPLLKWLKKP